A stretch of DNA from Spirosoma endbachense:
CATAACCAACAACTTTACGTACGGTAATTTCAACCTCTCGGTGCTGGTTTACGTACGGGCTGGCCAGCTGATTTCCAGCCAGTATCTCGGCTATTTTTATCCGGGTGGTACGGCGGCAGTCGCCGACTATTGGACGCCCGAAAACCCAACCAATGCCTACTCGCGTCCTTGGCTTAGCCATACCGACCAGTACATATCGACGCTGGGGTATATCGATGGGTCCTTCTGGAAAATTAAGGACATCCGGCTAAGTTATAACCTGCCGAAAACCCTGCTGAAAAAGACTCCGCTGAGTAACGTAACGATCTATTCGACTGCGAAAAACTTTTTCACATTCAGTAAACTGAAGGATTACGATCCTGAGCGGGGCGGTTCCGTCGATTTCCCGCTGACCAAACAGCTTATCGTTGGCCTTAACGTCAGTTTCTAAACTCTTTACGTAGTCTTTGTTGATTCAAGACACTGTCTTTCCTTAATCTTAATATGAAAAAGATCCTTAATTATATACTGCTTTCTACGATTTGTACCGGACTGTGGGGGCTGTCCTCCTGCTCTAGTTTTCTGGAAGAAAACAACAAAAACACGGTAACCGCCGATGTCTTTTATAAAACCACAGAAGGCATTGAGAGTCTGGTTAATTCCTGCTATGCACCCACCCGCATCTGGTACGGTAAAACGGTTGGCTATCTGTTGACAGAAGCGGGTACCGACGAAATGCAGTTCGGCAATACCGCAAACGGATCGTACCCCTATTTTGATTATAACTCCAATCTACAGGCAACTGAAGGCGGGTTGATTTTTGTCTGGAAAAGCTTTTACCGGGGCATTAACACCTGTAACACCGCCATCGCCCGAATCAAGAATTCGCCGTTGCCCGCTAATCTGAAAGCTATTCGGGAAGGTGAAGTTCGTTTCCTGAGAGCTTTTTATTACTACCATCTGGTTGAAACCTTTGGTGCTATTCCGTTGCGTACCCAGGAGACGACCGAACCTGAAATAACAGCCCTCAGAGCGCCTGTCGATGAGGTTTATAAGCTCATATTCAGTGATCTGGAAACGGCCCTTACAACTATAAAAGGGGTGGTGACTCCGCAGGGTGGACGCATAACCGAACCCGCAGTGGCTGCGTTTCTGGCGCGTCTGTACCTGACCCGCGACAAAAACACCGAAGCGCTGGCAATGGCCGACCGGGTTATTAAAAGCTATGATTTCAAATTGACAGAGAATTATAAGGCTCTCTGGGATATAGCGAACAGCAGCGGTAGCACCAATAAAGAAGTGATCTGGTTTGTCAACTATTCAGAGAATAATACGCTCAATGACTATGGTCGCTACGATGATCTGGGTTATTACTGGCTCTGGGAGGGCGGCCATCATGGTCACCTGATGTTTATCCCTTATTTCAATGGGCTGAAAGGCTGGCAGTATGATCTGGAATCGGGGAGATCACTCTTACAGTATATGCCTTCAAAGTATTTAATTGACCTCTACGACGAAACGAAAGACGCACGCTGGGCCGGTTCATTCCGGACGGTCTGGTGGGCGAATGATCCAACAACACTGCCCGCTGGCATGAAGCTGGGCGACACGATTGCCGTCGTATCAAAGCGGGCAGTTACGGATACATACCGCAAATCGAAACCCTATACGATTTATGATGCCAACGATGTTTATCAGGCGAATGGTGTGCCTGTCATTCCACGGTGGCGCTATGCTGGACTTTGGAAATTTGCTGATCCGAGCCGTTCGGCCAAAGACGTGGTGAACAGCAAACGGGATGCGTTCGTTTTTCGATTATCAGAAATGTATATGATCGCAGCAGAAGCCAGCATGAAGCTGGGCAATACGGGTAGTGCCGCTGATTATGTCAATGTGGTTAGAAAGCGGGCTGCGCTGCCTGGAAAAAGCGACCAGATGATCGTGAAAGCCACCGATATGACACTGGATTTTATGCTGGACGAACGGGCTCGGGAATTCGTTGGTGAACAACTGCGCTGGTTTGATCTAAAACGAACCGGAAAGTTGATCGAGCGACTGGCTAAATACAATCTGGACGCTGCTCCCAATGTGAAATCGTATCATTTGATGCGGCCAATTCCTCGTGTTGAGATCGATGTTTTACAGAATAAAACAGAATTCGTTCAGAATCCGGGTTATAATTAGTGCTCGGCCAATTTAACCCTAAAAGCCGGGCCGCCGATGCGGTTTTTAGGGTTGTCATCAACCACATTCATTTATAGATCGGCTATTTAGGCTGTAATAAAGTCGATGATGTGGTGCCGGCGTGGTGTTGGTTTGTTAAACCGACACAGCGAACCGTACTCGCAGGGTCTGGTTGAAGAACCTGACCTCACGCCAATGCCCACGATTGCTTTGCTAATTCATAGGTTGATAGTGCAAAAAGCCCTTTGGATTTCCATAAGGGTTTTTTCTGTTTTCAGCCAGAAAATAGACTAAACCAGCCTGGCTTCCTTCGCAGCTTACAACTAATTCTGGTAACTGTTTTTCAGTGTAAAAAACCTGTCTGACGTTCTTTTAACTATAAAGTTCCTGCTAATTATTATAATTGCAACCGATTGCAAAACCATGTCAAAAAATATAGCTTTACAACGCGATTGCCTCGGAACGGCTGAAACCATCTCATTTATAAACGCTCAGGCATAAGCTGACCAACTCTCTTAATCAATGCAGACCACTAGTTTAAATAACCTCCAGTTTATGTTCATCCTGAATAAATTTACCCTTGCTGCCATAACGTTTGTGAGTGTTGGGCTAAGTGCTGGTATTTGCCAGACAACCACCAAATCTGCCCCGGCTAAACCCAAACCGCTGGTTACTGCGCTATACACAGCGGACCCGTCGGCTCACGTGTTCAATGGGAAGATTTACATTTATCCATCGCACGATATTGAAGCAAACGTGCCCCAGGATGATGAAGGAGGCCATTTTAACATGCGCGACTATCATGTTTTCTCAATGGACAACATCAATAGTAAGGTAACCGATCATGGGGTGGCACTGGATATTAAGGATGTTCCCTGGGCAGGCCGTCAGATGTGGGCACCCGATGCAGCTTACAAAAATGGAACCTATTATCTCTACTTTCCCGTGAAGGATAAACAGGATGTGTTCCGAATGGGCGTAGCGACCAGCAAATCACCGACCGGGCCGTTTAAAGCCGAACCCGCTCCCATACCGGGTAGTTATAGCATCGATCCAGCGGTTTTTACGGATACCGACGGGAAAACCTATATGTACTTTGGTGGCATCTGGGGCGGTCAGCTACAGCGCTGGGCTACAGGCAAGTATAATAAAAACTTAAAAACAGATTTAGGCAAAGACAACGAACCCGCCTTGAGTGCTAAAGTCGTTCGGATGAGCAAGGATATGCTCAAATTCGATGAGCCGGTCAAAGAGGTAAAAATTATCGACAAGAATGGGAAGCCGCTGCTGGCGGGTGACCATGACCGACGTTTCTTCGAAGGTGCCTGGATGCACAAATACAACGGAACCTATTACTTCTCCTATTCGACCGGTGATACTCACTTTTTGGCATACGCGACCAGTAAATCACCCTATGGTCCGTTCACGTATCAGGGTACATTCATGAAGCCAGTAACTGGCTGGACGACACACCATTCCATTGTTGAATTCAAGGGAAAGTGGTATATCTTTTACCACGACGTCGAGTTATCGGGTAAAACGCATTTGCGGAATATCAAAGTACGCGAATTGAAGCGCAAGCCTGATGGTTCTTTGGAAACCATTACACCCTAACGTTATACTTCTACCAACAAAAAGCTACCGTCTGAATTCAGACGATAGCTTTTTGTTCATTGTCAAATCTATTTATGCTTCGATTGATGGGCCTTTGCGTATTGAGCCACTTCAATGAATGGCGCTACCCAGATGTCCGATTCATGCTGTTTTAGATACTGTACTAGTTTGTTGTGTTCCGCCAGCGCAACATTCAGGGAGTGTCCACCGCCGACGCCATGAAACAGGAAGACGAGCAAGGAATTCGTTTCCTGCGCTTTTTTTACTAAGTCAATCATTTGTTCACCCGACTGCCCATTGATGGCATACGATCCAATGTCGGCAAAATTGATTTCAGTGATCGGTTTCATCTCGCTTTTTGTCCCTCGTGCAGCCACAAAATCACCTTCTACGGACTTGTAGTAATCCACATCGCCAATTTTAGTGTCACCACACGGATAAGCAAAAGTCCGGGCTGATTGGCCATCAAGGGTTTTGAGCAGGATGTTGGTCATCCTGATTTCGTCCGTCATCCGCTGGACGGTGTACTTGCTCAAATCGTTGGCTGGTTTCACCCATTCTCGGCCGGGCCGGTCGCCAGCGCAGGGATGAAACAGCGTATGGTTGGCTAACTCATGCCCGTTAACAGCCGCTGATCGCCAGCGCGGTATATAGTTCACGAAGCCGGGGAAATAGCCTGATAAATAGAACGTTCCTTTCAAACCTAACGAATCCATAACCGGAATGACATTGTCCAGATGCACCAGTAAGGCATCGTCGTAGGTGAGTGCCACCGCACATTTTTTTCCGTTCCAGACGGTAGAATTTTGCGCGAATGTCAGGGTGTGGGTGAGTAGCAATAAACTAAGTAAGGCTATTTTTTTCATGCTATGACGCTGTAGGTTGTATCTTGTTCAGGTAACTGGATAAGCGCTTATTGGCTGCCTTTTGTGGTGTCGGTTTCTCAAAACCGACACCACAAAAGGCAGCTCTTTATCTATTTATTATAAGAATGACACCGGGATCATCCCGGTGTCATTCTTAATCACATACCAAACACCATACGATCAATAACCAGGATTCTGACCCTTGAGGCCAATGTTGGGGTTATTGTCAATTTCCTGCTGGGGAATGGGTAGTAGCTCATGTTTGCCCTTCTGGAAGTAAGCAAGAGGCTCGGTTTTCAACTTACCAAGCTTACGCCAGCGCAAGATATCCCGATTCCGGATTTCTTCACCATTTAGCTCAATTCGGCGTTCGTGCATAATGGCAGTGAATACCTGATCTTTTGTCGAAACCGGATAGTTCGCTGTTGGGTAAACGGGCATAGCCACACTAGCGCGATTCCGAATCATGTTCAGATAGGTAACGGCACTGGCCATATTCCCTAACTCATTTTCGCACTCGGCCATCGCCAGCAGTGTCTCGGCGTAACGCATAATACGCTGGTTAATGCCTCCCGTAGTCGAAACGCCTGCTTTGTACATCAGAGTAAACTTCCGCCAGCTTATTTTCTGTTCTTTGCCATCGACCATCGAACTGAAGCCATTCTGCTGAGCGTCAGTCAGGACATTCTGCCCGTTATTGAATTTATCGCCCGTGGTATACACCGATTTAGCATAACGTGGATCAGTCTTGGCATCGCCTTTAGAGGTTTTTTCAAATTCAGCCAGCAGGCTATTCGACGGAATGATGTTGCGCCAGCCGATACCCGAATACTCCTGAGTCCGAACGGTTTCTTCGCCACCCGAAGCGCCATCACCATCGCCACCCCAGTTAAATGTGCCGCCCGATGGTAAAAAGTTAACCTCCCAGATCGACTCTTTATTGAACTCAGTTTCTTCAATGAAATTGTCGTTATACTCATCAACCAGTTGATACGTACCCGAGCTGATGATTTTCTGAAGCTCCGTTTTGGCATTGGCGTAATCGCCCTGTTGCATATAAACGCGGGCTAACAGCATCTGAGCCGCTCCTTTCGTGGCCCGACCCTGATTGGCAGCATCATACGTAGCAGGAAGTGCCTCCTGAGCCGCCTTCAAATCAGCAACGATAAATGCGTACACATCAGCCTCCGGCGAACGGGGTGCCGAACCGGCCAGTGAGGTAACGTAGTTTTTATACAATGGTACCCCACCCCATAGACTCACCAACTCAAAATAGGACCAGGCTCGCAGGAATTTGGCTTCTCCGGTTGCCTGAGCAGCCACACTGGCCGTTAAGGTAGACGTGGAGGCAGCCGCTTTGTCGATCACAACATTGGCCCGGTGAATGATCCGATAAGCACCCGTCCAGACGGCACTTACCAGCGAATTACCCGTATCGTGAACACCGGTTAGCAACTGGTTACGGGGTGTTTCGAGCTGCCCTCCTCCAGCCGACACATCGTCAGAACGAAGGTCTTCGGTAAAAAACCACTCACGCGCCACCAGGTTAGTCGATTGAAGAGCCGCGTATATGCCATTTGTGGCACTCTTTATCTGCACATCGGTCTTAAAGTAACTATCGGTTGTAACGGCGTTCGGGTTGAGTTGATCTAAACTTTTGTCATTACACCCAATAGCAACGCTCAGTAGCAAAGCGCTGGTTAAATAATAGTGTCTTTTCATGGAAATAATAGGAGTTGAGGTCGTCAAAAAACCAATTAGAACGTAAGCTGAAGTCCCGCCAGGAACGTGCGTGCCTGCGGATAGCTGGCATAGTCGATACCGCTCCGTAGCAGTGTTCCATTGCGGGAACCAATTTCCGGATCGTAGCCCGTGTATTTGGTCAGTGTCAGCAGGTTCTGGGTTGAAACGTATACCCGAACTTTGCTAACGACCCCGTTTGTGAGCCCACCCAGCACCTTGACCGGAATCGAATAACCAATCGTCAGATTCTTGATCCGCATGTACGAGCCATCTTCAAGGAAGCGGTCAGATGTGCGGCTGTTGTTGTTAGGATCGCCACTAACTGCCCTGGGAACATCGGTATTGGTGTTGGTTGGTGTCCAGGCATTCAAAACGGCCGTGCCTGCATTGAACAGGCGAAGCATTCCCTGCGTAACGACCTTTGTGCCATTGTAAATCTTATTGCCCTGAACGCCTTGCAGATAGAGCGTAAAGTCGAAGTTTTTATACGTACCGCTGAAGTTAGCTCCGTAGTTAAATTTAGGCAGATAGCTTCCCAGATAGGTCCGGTCATTGGCGTCAATTTTACCATCGCCATTGAGGTCTTTAAACTTGATATCACCGGGTGCCGCTTTATCCTGATACAGAGTTTTGTCGTTGCCATCGACAGCATTCGCTGTATTAATGGCAGCCTGATCCTGGAAAATGCCATCTACCTGCCAGCCGTAGAACGACTGAATGGGCTGCCCAACTTCAGTTTTGGTGATATCGAATCCGCCATAATCAGCATTCTGGCCCGCATAGATGGACGCCGTTGGTGTAGCCAGACTCAACACCCGGTTGCGGGTGATTCCGACATTAGCCGATACGTTCCCCCGGAAATCACCCTTTGCGTAATTATAACCTGCCTGGAACTCGTACCCCCAGTTTTTCATGCTCCCAATGTTCGCAACCGGCGCATTGGTGTACCCAATGGAATTGGGAATGGGAACCGCCAGAATAAGCCCATCGGTAAACCGGTTGTATACTTCGCCGGTGAAGGTAATTCGATTATTGAATAAGCCTACGTCCACGCCCACATTGACCATGTCGGTGGTTTCCCACTTCAGTTCGGTATTGCCTAATGAGTTGAAATAAGAGCCTAAACTGTTGGCGCTGCCAAAGGGATAGGCGGTAGCATCTGCCTGCACCAGCGACTGCCAGGCGTAGTTGTTAATGCCATTGAATCCGGTTCTGCCGTAACTGGCCCGTAGTTTCAACTCCGACAACTGTGGCATACCTTTCATAAAGCCCTCCTGGTTAATACGCCAGCCCACGGAAGCCGATGGGAAGTTACCCCACTTGTTGCCTGGAGCAAATAAGGAGGAGCCATCCCGGCGAATCGAGGCACTCAGCAGGTATTTACCTTCGTAATCATAATTAACACGACCCACGTACGATATCAGGTCCGTTTCGGCCCGCGTGCTGGTTATCGAAGGATTGCTAACGCCCTGAATCACATCGAGATCGTTATTAGGCCGGGTACCCGAACCTGTCAGACCGGTAGACAGCACCTTTTGGGTTTCTGCCACTGCCAGTACGCTGAGGGAGTGTTTCCCAAAGGTTTTATCAAACGAAAGCTGATTGGTGATTACCTGAGAGATGTTTGTATTACGCACCTGCGAAACCGTTGCTGAGGTACGCTGAACGTATCCATCGTTGTAAATCGGATTAAAAGTGCTCCCGTTTGTAAAGCCCAGATCGACCCCGTAATTAAAGCGGTATTTCAGAAAACTGGTCAGCCTGACATCGGCATAGACCGTGGCGAAGGCTTTCAGGAACTTAGTCCGGGTAACGTCCATGGTCAGGGCGCGGAGCGGGTTTTCCGGGTCAGAGCCATCGAGCGCGGTGGGTGCACTAAATCCACCTACTTTCGTGGGATCAGTTGTTGGCCAGTAGGGCATCATGCGGATGGCATGCATCAACTGCGACCGATCGGCAGATGGCTCTGCCCGCTGGTTGCTGTATGCGGCTGTCAGTGTCTGACCAATCGTCAGAAATTTAGCGACCTGGTGGTCAGAATTTAACCGTAACGAACCCCGTTCAAAATCGGTGCCCTTCATAATGCCATTCTGTTTGAAGTAGCTCCCCGATGCGAAGAAGCGGGAAACGGCATTTCCTCCCGACAAGGAAAGCTGATGCTGGGCTATTGGCGCGTTCCGGAAAAGTTCGTTTTGCCAGTTCGTTTCAGTTTGGGCAAAGGTTTGCGTTGCCCCAGCGTAAATAGGTTGGTTCAGGTCGCTCAGGCGGCCCGGTGTGGGGATACCCGCATTTGAGGTCAGGGCTTTGGCATATTGCACATACTGATCCCTGTTGAGCACATCGACTTTATGCCAGGCACTCTGCGTACCGACGTACGAGTCCAGCGAAATGCGAATTTTACTATCCCGACCACCTTTTTTGGTTGTAATCAGGATCACACCATTCGAAGCCCTCGATCCATAAATAGCAGCCGAACTGGCATCTTTGAGTACTTCGAGTGATTCGATATCATTGGTATTGAAGCTATTCAGATCGCCCGTCGGTACGCCGTCGATGACGTAGAGCGGTCCTGATGCATAGTTAATCGACCCGATTCCCCGGATCTGTACAATAGGCGAGCTACCCGGTCCGCCATTGTTGACAACCGATACCCCCGGCACTCGTCCCTGCAAGGCTGACGTAACATTAGGAACTGGCAGGGCCGTTAATTCTTTCGGCGTTACGGTCGAAACGGCTCCTGTCAGCGACGACCGCCTTTGAGTACCGTAACCTACCACGACGACTTCTTCCAGTGAGCCAGCATCTCCTTCCAGCGATACATTGATTGTTGACTGATTGTTGACCGCAATTTCCTGTTTTTTATAACCAATGTAGCTGAATACTAACACCGCGTTTCCATTCGGAACATCAATTCGATAAGCACCCCGAGCATCACTGGCGGTGCCGCGTGTCGTGCCTCTAATCTGGATATTGACACCGACTAAAGGACTTCCTTTTTCGTCGAGTACGGTACCTGTAATCGATTTGTCGGCAGATGCGTTTTGTGCCTTTACGCTCAAAGTAAAGATTGCTATGAGCACTAACTGATAGAGCCCATGTCGCAAAAAAATACGCAGTAAGCCACGTAATTGTAGTTGATTAACCATAATCTTTAAGGGTTTTTGGTTTAGTAATGGCAAAAAAAAATCCTGAATCCCAGGTCGGACGGTTTTCGCAGGAGCAATAAGGATGTGTTTGTAAGTCAGTACTAGTAGCGCATTGCTGACTCTTTTTAGGCTGATACGTTTTTTTTCATAGGCTCTTGGAAGGGGTTAAAAGAGGGAATAGGTTTGTTTGGATAGTTATAGTGAGTTGAGAAGGTTATTCGGCAATGCTACGTATACTGGTTAATCGTAATTTGTATTTTTTTTAACTCGTTTATATCAGACCCAAGCTACTGGTAACTAAAGTCAACTACAGGGGTCTATATACTAGAGAAATAAAGGATAAAATTGATGAAGAAGTATAAATACCGACTCTCCGATTGGTACTATTATTACTTATCTAAATGCAAATAGCAGAATAAGATTTTAATTTGCAACCGATTGCATAATTTTTGTAGAAATTATGTTTTTCCTAGTTTAACAGGTTTGAGGAGACTTTCTTATTCGGTTCACTTCGCGATTTGCTAACCAGTGAATTAGGTAGCCAGGTTACACTCCATTATCATTGACGCCTTCGTGCTGCAATCCCCAATTTAGAGTCAATTGGTAGTAAAATCAGTGGCCAAAAAGTATCGATCGGATCAAAAAAATCGACTGGGGAGCGGTTGGAGACAATTAAATAACGGCATAAAATATGATCTACATCATATTTTATGCCGTTATTTGCATCCTGATTCCCTGTAAGGATAGTTTTAATAAATGTATTGGTACCTCTCGTTGTGAAAAAAAGAATTGAACGTCGTTATCGGATTGCCCGCTATGTCATCTATCGTCAAACTATTCTGGAACCAGTAGACCATTTCTGGACTTTCCTGGGTGCATTTACGGCCATTGCGGCAATCGGTTTACTTCAGCAATCTCGCTTTACGCAGCAGGACGATGTATTTCTGATTGGTTCATTTGGTGCATCCTGCGTATTGATCTTCGGAGCAACCAATAGTCCGCTGGCACAGCCCAGAAATTTAGTGGGCGGCCATCTTTTGGCTTCACTAATTGGGGTTGCCATTCATAAGCTGGTCCCAGACCAGATTTGGCTATCCTCGGCGTTGGCCGTTTCATTGTCCATCGTTTGTATGCAAATGACCAAAACCATGCATCCGCCAGCCGGAGCTACTGCGCTCATTGCTAACATTGGTTCTGAAAAAATCAAAAGCCTGGGATTTGGCTATTCGTTAACACCCGTCATGACGGGTGTTCTAATTTTATTGCTTATCGCTCTGATTGTCAATAATATCCCTTCCAGTCGATCGTATCCGGCTGCACCCTGGCGCTGGCGGAAAACAGCCGGAAAGAAAAAGCATAGGCATGACCAGACACAACGACAGGATGCGGCAACGATGGACGTAGCGCAAATGACTTCAGAATGAAGAAAAGTCGAACAGAGTGTGATCTGCGTAGCTGCCTGTTTTGTACGGCCGGGAAGGACGATTGGCAGGCCGTTGTTCGGGCCAACCGCAAAATACTGCATGTCAAAAAAGGTGACTTGATTTTTGCGGAGGGAACTCCGGTTACCGGGGTTTATTTTGTTTATAAAGGCATCGTAAAAATCCACAAGCAGTGGGCTCGCCACAAGCAGTTGATTCTCAATTTTGCCCGATCGGGCGAAATGATTGGCTATCGTGGTCTGGGGGAAGAGCCAATTTTTCCGGTATCGGCGACAGTCCTGCAAGATGCTGCCATCTGCTACATTGAGCTGCCTTTTTTTGAATCCTCACTTGAGACTAACCACATCCTTACGCATGCGTTGATGAAGTTTTTTGCCAATGCCTTACAAGCTGCTGAAAAACGTATGCGCGATCTGGCGCTCATGGATGTGAAGGGACGAGTGGCAGAAACCCTGTTGATGCTGGAGCGAAAGTTTGGCACCGATGCTGCTGGTTTTATCGATGTTAGCCTGAAGCAGCAGGACATGGCCGCCTATGCCGGAACAACCTACGAAACGTTTTTTCGAATGCTCCACGAACTGAAAGCGGAAACGATTATTGAACAGAAAGGCAAACGGATACTCATTCTGGATCAGAATCAGCTGACCCGTTTTATACAGGTAACACCAGCATAAAATTGCTGTTCATCAATTCACAGGCTGTTGTTTAGGCCGTTTTTAGGCGTAATGGCAACCATTGGCTTTGTATTATGGAAAGTAGGTCTGCTTACAAAGCGATAAATACGTTTTCCAGTCATTGACGCTAAACGGTTTAAACGTAAATGAAGCCGCACTGAATGCATAGGAAGCCACAACATCGCAGGGTAATTGTGCGACAGTTAGAATAACGACCGGTACTTGTTGCATTTCATCACGCGCCCGTAAAAAGGCCAGAAAATTCAGTTCATTCGCACTATCCTGCATATTGATATCCAGCAAAACCAGGTTAATGCTTTCTTTATTGACCTCCTTCAAATACGTTTTGGCTTCGTTCGCACATAAAAACTGCCGGAACGTAGCTTCTGGAAAGGAACAAGCTGAAGCCTGACCTAAGGTCTCGGCTAATGCCCTATCCTCACTGATGACTATGATAGAAATTAAAGACGGCATGGTGTCAAAAGAGTAGAAAATCAGGATGTTGTTTTGCCTTGAACCAAAACAAGTAAAACCATAAAAGCAGCCAATATTAACCGCATAACTATCTTTTTGACTCACTCTATAAATTAAGCAATCGGTTCAATTTTTGATTCATCTTATTTTGCGTAATTGCTTCATTTATTCAGCTAAATTACTGGTCCCCAAAAGGGCGTCTACATTTGCACATGCGTTGTTTCTTATTCGGGCTGTTTCTTATGACGCTTTCGGGGCCGCTTTGTGCGCAGATGCCCGGTCTGCGACTCGAACACCTCACTACCCGTGATGGAATGCCTTCTAACGACGTTTGGTGCCTTACAAAAGATCGGCAGGGATTTCTCTGGATCGGAACAGGCCGTAGCATTTGCCGGTACGATGGGTATACATTCCGTACAGTTAGCGACGCAACATTGGGCTACAGTTCCGGCATTTCAGCCGATTCGGCT
This window harbors:
- a CDS encoding Crp/Fnr family transcriptional regulator; amino-acid sequence: MKKSRTECDLRSCLFCTAGKDDWQAVVRANRKILHVKKGDLIFAEGTPVTGVYFVYKGIVKIHKQWARHKQLILNFARSGEMIGYRGLGEEPIFPVSATVLQDAAICYIELPFFESSLETNHILTHALMKFFANALQAAEKRMRDLALMDVKGRVAETLLMLERKFGTDAAGFIDVSLKQQDMAAYAGTTYETFFRMLHELKAETIIEQKGKRILILDQNQLTRFIQVTPA
- a CDS encoding response regulator; amino-acid sequence: MPSLISIIVISEDRALAETLGQASACSFPEATFRQFLCANEAKTYLKEVNKESINLVLLDINMQDSANELNFLAFLRARDEMQQVPVVILTVAQLPCDVVASYAFSAASFTFKPFSVNDWKTYLSLCKQTYFP